A region of Paenimyroides aestuarii DNA encodes the following proteins:
- a CDS encoding ABC transporter permease, producing MFNRDKWNEIIEALSANPFRTLITAFGVFWGIFILVILLSASQGLQNGIKRQMGGLSTNTMFMWTQATSKPFKGLPQGRNFNFKNGDVDAIKRNINGLLYVSPRNQLGGFRGSNNVVRGTKTGAYNVYGDYPEFILQQPMDILKGRFINYGDIANKRKVTVIGEGVIRELYEPGEEVLGSYIKVQGVNFLVVGVYKSISNMGGDAEESQKQLFMPFTTFQQAFNYGDVVGWMAITADDQTPITDIKANIFDLLKNRHTIDPADERAIGHFDLYQEFKKINGLFSILTAVSYIVGIFILGSGIIGIVNIMLIIVKERTQEIGIRRALGATPAVIIKQILTESVVLSLIAGMAGIIFASVVLALINFGLEQAPNKDQIPIVNPSVHLGVVVIALLILVFAGLLAGLIPAITAIKVKPIDALRTE from the coding sequence ATGTTTAACCGAGATAAATGGAATGAAATCATTGAGGCGCTTTCAGCCAACCCTTTTAGAACACTCATCACGGCGTTTGGTGTGTTTTGGGGTATTTTTATTTTGGTAATTCTGCTTTCTGCAAGTCAGGGTTTGCAAAATGGAATCAAAAGGCAAATGGGTGGTTTATCTACCAACACCATGTTTATGTGGACACAAGCTACATCAAAACCTTTTAAAGGCTTGCCGCAAGGCAGAAATTTCAACTTTAAAAACGGTGATGTGGATGCTATTAAAAGAAATATCAATGGGCTGTTATATGTTTCTCCCCGTAACCAGTTAGGAGGATTTAGAGGAAGCAACAACGTGGTTCGCGGCACTAAAACAGGTGCTTATAACGTGTATGGTGATTACCCAGAGTTTATTTTGCAACAACCAATGGACATTCTTAAAGGGCGATTTATTAATTATGGAGATATTGCAAACAAACGAAAAGTAACCGTGATTGGGGAAGGCGTTATTCGGGAATTATATGAACCGGGCGAAGAAGTTTTAGGCTCGTACATAAAAGTACAAGGTGTAAATTTTTTAGTAGTAGGAGTATATAAAAGCATTTCGAATATGGGAGGCGATGCAGAAGAAAGTCAAAAACAACTTTTTATGCCTTTTACTACCTTTCAGCAAGCGTTTAATTATGGCGATGTAGTGGGATGGATGGCAATTACTGCCGATGATCAAACACCTATTACCGATATTAAAGCTAATATTTTTGATTTGTTGAAAAACCGCCACACCATTGATCCGGCCGATGAAAGAGCCATTGGACATTTTGATTTGTATCAAGAATTTAAAAAGATAAATGGGTTGTTTTCCATTTTAACAGCGGTTTCATACATTGTAGGAATTTTTATATTGGGTTCGGGTATCATTGGTATTGTAAACATTATGCTGATTATTGTAAAAGAACGCACCCAAGAAATTGGCATCCGCAGAGCATTAGGTGCCACACCCGCTGTAATTATCAAGCAAATTCTTACCGAATCGGTAGTTTTATCGCTCATTGCTGGTATGGCAGGAATCATTTTTGCATCGGTGGTGCTGGCATTGATCAATTTTGGATTGGAACAAGCACCCAATAAAGACCAAATACCAATTGTAAACCCAAGCGTACATTTAGGCGTAGTGGTAATTGCATTATTAATACTTGTTTTTGCCGGACTTTTAGCAGGATTAATTCCCGCAATTACAGCCATTAAAGTAAAACCAATTGATGCCTTAAGAACAGAATAA
- a CDS encoding ABC transporter permease, whose amino-acid sequence MFSIERWQEIFEGLAKNKLRTVLTGVSVASGIFILVILLGAGNGIQNGIQKQFEQDAVNRISVWAGVTQKEYKGLGVGRNVQLRNSDYEYTTRLFKDYIDRKSAVFSVWNGNIVYKEETGNYRVEGVHPDYQFIENASITKGRFINQNDISNFEKNIIIGQKVASDLFKKGENPLGKELNVSGMIYKVVGVYTDPGGEREESRVFIPIATAQKAYSAGDSIRSMAFTLRKGADFDNAVAESQAFTNELSTFLKARHNIAPDDEGALVINNSLEQAKNIYIVTGGVKAFFWFVGICTIIAGVVGVGNIMLIIVKERTKEIGIRKALGASPFSIITMILHEAVFITVIAGFSGLIAGLLVWEFIGPYVEADFFTRPEVDFNVAITTLIILIVAGAFAGFVPAYKAAKIRPIVALRGE is encoded by the coding sequence ATGTTTAGTATTGAACGCTGGCAAGAAATATTCGAAGGATTAGCTAAAAACAAGCTGCGAACGGTGCTTACGGGCGTTTCTGTGGCTTCGGGTATTTTTATCCTCGTAATTTTGTTGGGTGCCGGAAACGGTATTCAAAACGGCATTCAAAAACAGTTTGAACAAGATGCTGTAAACCGAATCAGCGTTTGGGCAGGTGTAACTCAAAAAGAATACAAAGGTTTGGGCGTGGGCAGAAATGTGCAGCTTCGCAATTCCGATTATGAATATACCACCCGTTTATTTAAGGATTATATCGATAGAAAATCGGCTGTTTTTTCGGTTTGGAATGGAAACATTGTGTATAAAGAAGAAACCGGAAACTATCGGGTGGAAGGGGTGCACCCCGATTATCAGTTTATCGAAAATGCATCAATTACAAAAGGGCGATTCATCAATCAAAACGATATTTCCAACTTTGAAAAAAATATCATCATTGGCCAAAAAGTGGCATCAGATCTTTTTAAAAAAGGAGAAAATCCTTTGGGGAAAGAGCTCAATGTTTCGGGAATGATTTATAAAGTTGTTGGTGTTTATACCGATCCGGGCGGCGAACGAGAAGAAAGCCGCGTGTTTATCCCTATTGCTACTGCCCAAAAAGCTTATAGTGCCGGCGACAGTATTCGCAGCATGGCATTTACACTTAGAAAAGGTGCCGATTTTGATAACGCTGTAGCAGAATCACAAGCTTTTACCAATGAACTTAGCACGTTTTTAAAAGCGCGCCACAATATAGCACCCGACGATGAAGGTGCATTGGTGATAAACAATTCGTTAGAACAAGCCAAAAACATTTACATTGTTACCGGCGGGGTGAAAGCCTTTTTCTGGTTTGTGGGTATTTGTACCATCATCGCAGGCGTGGTTGGTGTGGGCAATATCATGCTGATTATTGTGAAGGAACGAACAAAAGAAATCGGAATTAGAAAAGCCTTGGGAGCTTCGCCATTTTCTATCATAACCATGATTTTGCACGAAGCAGTTTTTATTACCGTTATTGCCGGTTTTTCTGGATTAATAGCAGGTTTGTTGGTTTGGGAATTCATTGGCCCGTATGTGGAAGCCGACTTTTTTACCCGCCCCGAAGTGGATTTTAACGTAGCTATAACCACATTGATCATATTAATTGTTGCCGGAGCTTTCGCAGGATTTGTTCCTGCGTATAAAGCTGCAAAAATTAGACCTATTGTTGCATTAAGAGGAGAATAA
- a CDS encoding ABC transporter ATP-binding protein — protein MIEIKELHKSYQMGKNALHVLKGINFNVKEGEFVSIMGSSGSGKSTLLNIIGILDEADEGSYILDGVPIKNLNETIASQYRNQFLGFVFQSFNLINYKTALDNVALPLYYQGMARKERMERSMHYLEKVGLANWAKHLPNELSGGQKQRVAIARALASNPKVLLADEPTGALDTKTSYEVMDLIQQINDEGKTVLVVTHEPDIADMTKRIVFLKDGQIESDKIVNQVRASQYV, from the coding sequence ATGATAGAAATTAAAGAGCTTCACAAATCCTACCAAATGGGTAAAAACGCATTACATGTTCTGAAAGGAATCAATTTTAATGTAAAAGAAGGTGAATTTGTTTCTATTATGGGAAGTTCGGGTTCGGGTAAATCAACATTGTTGAATATCATCGGAATTTTAGATGAAGCCGATGAAGGCTCTTACATCTTAGACGGTGTGCCCATTAAAAACCTCAACGAAACCATTGCATCGCAATACCGCAATCAATTTTTAGGTTTTGTTTTTCAATCATTTAATTTAATTAATTACAAAACGGCATTGGATAATGTGGCTCTTCCTTTGTATTATCAAGGTATGGCTCGAAAAGAACGCATGGAGCGCTCTATGCATTATTTAGAAAAAGTGGGCTTGGCAAATTGGGCAAAACATTTACCCAATGAATTATCGGGCGGACAAAAACAACGTGTGGCAATTGCCCGTGCGTTGGCTTCCAACCCAAAAGTGTTGCTTGCAGATGAGCCAACAGGGGCTTTAGACACCAAAACATCGTATGAAGTTATGGATTTAATCCAACAAATAAACGATGAAGGAAAAACCGTTTTGGTGGTAACCCACGAACCCGATATTGCAGACATGACCAAGCGAATTGTTTTTTTAAAAGACGGGCAAATAGAATCTGATAAAATTGTTAACCAAGTAAGAGCATCGCAATATGTTTAG
- a CDS encoding SbcC/MukB-like Walker B domain-containing protein translates to MIPIKLTIEGLYSYQKRQTIDFENLINAGLFGIFGAVGSGKSSLLEAITFALYGETERLNKQDKRSYNMMNLKSDTAFIAFDFYNYENKIFRVTREFKRNSKRFDDIKSPTVVFYEWINDHWIPLNHSNAQEIVGLSYDNFKRTIIIPQGKFKEFIELGAKDRTQMMKEIFKLHRFDLQDKVSLLNSRNLTDLNQLEGKLSGYDEVSEEHITALNEKWLAENALQTQKQNVFKTINDKLQHLKNIKTDFESLQNKRKLFAELKVQKPKIDQKKTALELYQRIYTAFHQLLIDRNKTEQEAKEKSDRLENGKNLLKNSEAELLQLETAISKIKPYINDLPNKRLEETDLDFIAKILQFTQEVNQLQNRTKNGEAKVAEMEQVVNQLKETIKQTENDITLLAKNQIETGVLINVGDWFSKKHQLEKERLLQQEKKQFLKSEMQQIETELHNEKIVVATFEEDIKHLNENLLQQKKTLQAKLQSFQVQHELAQFAHNLHNGEACPLCGSLEHPEILTLNDVTFQINEIQKEIDTLEEKQNNAVEFANKAQQKIQKLAMIQEQFSRENQQLEALQLQMDQHHAAFDWEDFNADNYEDFQQKKQASLSVSKQIDSKNKFIADQRLNLESQLQTAQKYRTKLEEFKLEETAKKAHINQNLSNLKVLVFTDFERCSVEEIEQKLNDLKTFNQKIENDFNAYNKQFNECHTQIQVQKAANISLEKDAIALHKKLENLNDLFKKQLVEQQIESEEKVVKILDLNWNVEAVRAEIEAFTVAYKTLNNQIQELETKLKDEVFNANDYLQLEKAFETAEIELKTATENVTKTKAEINRLTKAFIEKKELLSALDQLKKRAENLKTMTNLFKAAGFVQYVSSIYLKQLCENANVRFRIMTRNQLSLQVNESNDFEVIDYLNEGRTRSVKTLSGGQMFQVSLSLALALAESVQTNSVASKNFFFIDEGFGTQDAESVNIVFETLNNLHKEHRIVGIISHVEELKERIPIALQITKSAENGSEIAVL, encoded by the coding sequence ATGATCCCCATTAAACTGACCATAGAAGGCTTGTATTCGTATCAAAAAAGACAAACCATTGATTTTGAAAACCTGATAAACGCAGGTTTATTTGGGATTTTTGGTGCGGTGGGTTCGGGTAAATCGTCGCTTTTAGAAGCCATCACGTTTGCATTGTATGGCGAAACCGAACGCTTGAACAAGCAAGATAAACGCTCGTACAACATGATGAATTTAAAATCGGACACAGCGTTTATTGCGTTTGATTTTTATAATTATGAAAACAAAATATTTCGAGTAACGCGTGAATTTAAACGCAATTCCAAACGATTTGATGATATTAAATCGCCAACCGTTGTTTTTTATGAATGGATAAACGACCATTGGATTCCATTAAACCACAGCAACGCCCAAGAAATTGTAGGCTTGAGTTACGACAATTTTAAGCGAACCATTATTATTCCACAAGGCAAGTTTAAAGAGTTTATTGAATTGGGTGCAAAAGACCGAACCCAGATGATGAAAGAGATTTTTAAATTGCACCGATTTGATTTGCAGGACAAAGTATCGCTTTTAAACAGCAGAAATCTAACAGATTTGAATCAGTTGGAGGGAAAATTGTCGGGTTACGATGAGGTTTCCGAAGAACATATTACTGCTTTAAATGAAAAATGGCTTGCAGAAAACGCTCTTCAAACGCAAAAGCAAAATGTTTTTAAAACAATTAATGATAAGTTGCAACACTTAAAAAACATAAAAACCGATTTTGAATCGTTGCAAAACAAAAGAAAATTGTTTGCTGAGCTTAAAGTTCAAAAGCCCAAAATCGACCAAAAAAAGACTGCATTAGAATTGTATCAGCGCATTTACACTGCGTTTCACCAATTGCTTATTGACCGCAACAAAACCGAACAAGAAGCAAAAGAAAAATCGGATCGATTGGAAAACGGCAAAAATCTTTTGAAAAATTCGGAAGCGGAATTGCTTCAACTCGAAACCGCAATTTCTAAAATAAAACCATATATAAATGATTTGCCCAATAAACGTTTAGAAGAAACCGATTTAGATTTCATTGCAAAAATACTTCAGTTTACACAAGAGGTAAATCAATTGCAAAACCGTACAAAAAACGGCGAAGCAAAAGTAGCTGAAATGGAACAAGTTGTAAATCAACTAAAAGAAACGATAAAGCAAACGGAAAATGATATAACCCTTTTGGCGAAAAACCAAATAGAAACGGGTGTTTTGATCAATGTGGGTGATTGGTTCAGCAAAAAACATCAATTGGAAAAAGAACGGCTGTTGCAACAAGAAAAAAAACAGTTCTTAAAAAGCGAAATGCAACAAATTGAAACCGAATTACACAATGAAAAAATTGTGGTTGCAACGTTTGAAGAAGACATCAAGCATTTAAACGAAAATCTTTTGCAGCAAAAGAAAACACTTCAAGCAAAATTGCAATCGTTCCAAGTGCAGCATGAATTGGCGCAATTTGCCCACAATTTACACAATGGAGAAGCTTGCCCACTTTGCGGATCATTGGAACATCCTGAAATTTTGACTTTGAACGATGTCACTTTTCAAATCAACGAAATTCAAAAAGAAATAGATACGCTTGAAGAAAAGCAGAATAATGCCGTTGAATTTGCAAATAAAGCCCAACAAAAAATTCAAAAGTTAGCCATGATTCAAGAGCAATTTTCAAGAGAAAATCAGCAATTAGAGGCACTACAACTTCAAATGGATCAGCATCATGCCGCGTTTGATTGGGAAGATTTTAATGCAGATAATTATGAAGATTTTCAACAGAAAAAACAAGCCTCTTTAAGTGTTTCTAAACAAATTGATAGCAAAAATAAATTCATTGCAGATCAACGGTTAAATTTAGAAAGTCAACTGCAAACAGCGCAGAAATATCGAACCAAATTAGAAGAATTCAAACTAGAAGAAACAGCAAAAAAGGCACATATCAATCAGAATTTAAGCAATTTAAAAGTGCTTGTTTTTACCGATTTTGAAAGATGCTCTGTTGAAGAAATCGAACAAAAATTAAATGATTTAAAAACGTTCAATCAAAAAATTGAAAATGATTTCAATGCTTATAATAAACAATTCAATGAATGCCATACCCAAATTCAGGTTCAAAAAGCGGCTAATATATCGCTAGAGAAAGATGCAATAGCGCTTCATAAAAAGCTAGAAAATCTCAATGATCTTTTCAAAAAGCAACTAGTTGAACAACAGATTGAAAGCGAAGAAAAAGTTGTAAAAATCCTTGATTTGAATTGGAATGTGGAAGCTGTTCGTGCCGAAATAGAAGCGTTTACTGTGGCATATAAAACATTGAACAATCAAATTCAAGAATTAGAAACGAAGCTCAAAGATGAAGTTTTCAATGCAAACGACTATCTGCAACTCGAAAAAGCTTTTGAAACTGCCGAAATAGAATTAAAAACAGCGACCGAAAATGTTACCAAAACCAAAGCAGAAATCAATCGATTAACCAAAGCTTTTATCGAAAAAAAGGAATTGTTAAGCGCATTGGATCAATTGAAAAAACGAGCAGAAAACTTAAAAACAATGACTAATTTGTTTAAAGCGGCCGGTTTTGTTCAATATGTATCGTCGATTTATTTGAAACAATTATGTGAAAATGCCAATGTGCGTTTCCGAATAATGACGCGAAACCAATTGAGTTTGCAGGTAAACGAATCAAACGATTTCGAGGTAATTGATTATTTAAACGAAGGCAGAACCCGAAGTGTGAAAACGCTTTCGGGCGGACAAATGTTTCAGGTTTCGTTGAGTTTGGCCTTGGCTTTGGCAGAAAGTGTGCAAACAAACAGTGTTGCCAGCAAAAACTTTTTCTTTATCGATGAAGGTTTTGGAACGCAAGACGCAGAATCGGTGAATATTGTGTTTGAAACGTTGAACAATTTGCACAAAGAACATCGCATTGTGGGAATCATATCGCATGTTGAAGAACTGAAAGAACGCATTCCTATTGCTTTGCAAATCACAAAATCTGCTGAAAACGGCAGCGAGATTGCAGTTTTGTGA
- a CDS encoding metallophosphoesterase family protein, whose translation MKVLHTADWHLGKRLDGFSRFEEQIEVMNEIVEIANREKVDLVLIAGDLFDAFNPAVDAVDLFYKTLKQLTNNAKRPVIAIAGNHDSPDRINAPDPLARECGIILLGYPNEKVNLFELDHFKITKSVEGFIELKINHIEFPIRIIHTPYANEMRLKQYFGEEKEAQLNLVLKEQWTKIADEFCDEKGVNLLLSHLYMNKRGTALLEEPEGEKPIKIGNADMVFSDCVPPQIQYTALGHLHAFNNIGTSEKPIVYASSPLCYSFSEAGQTKYVSIINAKPNQDINFTKVTLTKGKALIRKTFQLVDDAINWLLKHPDTLVELTMETDTFLTTDERKAIFQAHSGIVHLIPRVKNVDIDAISAKEINLNQDIKGLFKDYFKSKNAQQEPNQELMDLFNEILNE comes from the coding sequence ATGAAAGTATTGCACACCGCCGATTGGCATTTAGGAAAGCGTTTAGATGGTTTTTCGCGATTTGAAGAACAAATTGAAGTAATGAACGAAATCGTGGAAATTGCTAATCGCGAAAAGGTGGATTTAGTTTTAATTGCTGGTGATTTGTTCGACGCTTTTAACCCAGCGGTTGATGCGGTTGATTTGTTCTACAAAACCCTGAAACAACTTACAAATAATGCAAAACGCCCAGTAATTGCCATTGCCGGCAATCACGATTCGCCCGACAGAATCAATGCTCCTGATCCATTGGCACGCGAATGTGGAATTATATTGCTGGGTTATCCAAACGAAAAGGTCAATTTGTTTGAATTGGATCATTTTAAAATCACAAAATCTGTAGAAGGATTTATTGAACTAAAAATAAATCATATCGAATTTCCCATTCGAATTATTCATACGCCGTATGCCAACGAAATGCGCTTAAAACAATATTTCGGGGAAGAAAAAGAAGCGCAATTAAACCTCGTTTTAAAAGAGCAATGGACAAAAATTGCCGATGAATTTTGTGATGAAAAAGGCGTAAACCTGCTGCTTTCGCATTTATACATGAACAAGCGCGGCACTGCCCTTTTGGAAGAACCTGAAGGCGAAAAACCCATAAAAATAGGCAATGCAGATATGGTGTTTTCTGATTGTGTTCCGCCTCAAATTCAATATACGGCTTTGGGTCATTTACACGCATTTAACAATATTGGCACTTCCGAAAAACCGATTGTGTATGCCTCATCCCCGCTTTGCTACAGTTTTAGCGAAGCTGGTCAAACCAAATATGTATCCATCATAAACGCAAAACCCAATCAAGATATAAATTTTACGAAAGTTACTCTTACAAAAGGAAAAGCATTGATTCGAAAGACTTTTCAATTGGTTGATGATGCTATAAATTGGCTATTGAAACACCCAGATACATTGGTAGAGTTGACCATGGAAACCGATACTTTTTTAACAACCGATGAACGAAAAGCGATATTTCAGGCACATTCGGGCATTGTACATTTAATTCCAAGGGTCAAAAATGTGGATATTGATGCAATTTCAGCAAAAGAAATCAACCTTAATCAAGATATAAAAGGGTTGTTTAAAGATTATTTTAAGTCGAAAAATGCCCAACAAGAACCCAACCAGGAATTAATGGATTTGTTTAACGAAATTTTAAATGAATAA
- a CDS encoding YchJ family protein produces the protein MKCPCCSSKLYAECCEPYHSKTKHAPTAEALMRSRFSAFAIPNGDYLMNTTLPAKRKFHTKEELQEWGESNQWVKLEIVNIPNINQVEFKAFYIDTKGNHQVHHELSVFQKIKERWFYVSGVFLNDN, from the coding sequence ATGAAATGTCCGTGCTGTTCCTCTAAACTATATGCAGAATGCTGCGAACCTTATCACAGTAAAACTAAACACGCACCCACTGCCGAAGCCTTGATGCGCTCGCGTTTTTCTGCATTTGCCATTCCCAACGGCGATTATTTAATGAATACCACTTTACCCGCAAAACGAAAGTTTCATACCAAAGAAGAACTTCAAGAGTGGGGCGAAAGCAATCAGTGGGTCAAGTTGGAAATTGTAAACATTCCTAACATAAATCAGGTGGAGTTTAAGGCTTTTTATATAGATACAAAGGGAAACCATCAAGTGCATCACGAATTATCGGTGTTTCAAAAAATAAAGGAGCGATGGTTTTATGTTTCAGGCGTATTTCTAAACGACAATTAA
- a CDS encoding DUF2059 domain-containing protein, with amino-acid sequence MKKLFIAASILLSVQFASAQSADFKKDVIDYIKLSGSASQMTAVLEPLLDQMSAEDRTAFNKELQEKLPSLYDKMAESLMKFYTHEDIKKINEFYNSPVGKKIQETTPKITRELMEVGQSWGMSELQPIIMKYMQ; translated from the coding sequence ATGAAAAAATTATTTATAGCAGCAAGCATTTTGTTATCGGTACAATTTGCATCAGCGCAATCAGCAGATTTTAAGAAAGATGTAATTGATTATATTAAATTATCAGGTTCGGCATCACAAATGACGGCTGTTTTAGAACCTCTTTTAGATCAAATGTCTGCTGAAGATCGTACGGCATTTAATAAAGAACTTCAAGAAAAATTACCAAGTTTATATGATAAGATGGCAGAATCATTGATGAAATTCTACACGCATGAAGATATCAAAAAGATAAATGAATTTTACAATTCACCTGTTGGAAAGAAAATTCAAGAAACTACTCCTAAAATCACCCGAGAATTAATGGAGGTTGGTCAATCATGGGGAATGTCTGAATTACAACCAATCATAATGAAGTACATGCAGTAA
- the amaB gene encoding L-piperidine-6-carboxylate dehydrogenase → MNTILSQLGLNNTNLGSSTGSQWFANGAIIASHTPVNGSLIGEVKTSSTDDYEKVMSTAEKAFKEWRLVPAPKRGEIVRQVGDALRENKDALGKLVSYEMGKSLQEGLGEVQEMIDICDFAVGLSRQLYGLTMHSERPMHRMYEQYHPLGIVGIISAFNFPVAVWAWNAALAWVCGDVCVWKPSSKTPLCAIACQNIITKVFEKNNVPEGVSCLVTGNASGDLMNNDKRVPLVSFTGSTRIGRHVSKTVAERFGKTILELGGNNAVIVSEHSDLNMVLVGAVFGAVGTAGQRCTSTRRLIVHESVYDKTIETLKNAYGQLKIGDPLDAANHVGPLIDTKAVEDYLKAIEKAKTEGGKIVVDGGVLEGSGYESGCYVKPCIIEAKNDFEIVQEETFAPILYVMKYSTIEEAIAMQNNVPQGLSSAIFTNNLREAELFLSHAGSDCGIANVNIGTSGAEIGGAFGGEKETGGGRESGSDAWKVYMRRQTNTINYGTELPLAQGINFNL, encoded by the coding sequence ATGAATACAATTTTATCACAATTAGGTTTAAACAACACCAACTTAGGATCGTCAACAGGTTCTCAATGGTTTGCAAATGGCGCTATAATTGCTTCACATACGCCAGTAAATGGCTCATTGATTGGGGAAGTGAAAACATCTTCTACAGACGATTACGAAAAAGTAATGAGCACTGCCGAAAAAGCTTTTAAAGAATGGCGATTAGTACCTGCACCAAAGCGTGGCGAAATAGTGCGCCAAGTGGGAGATGCTTTGCGCGAAAACAAAGATGCTTTGGGCAAATTGGTATCTTATGAAATGGGAAAAAGCTTGCAAGAAGGCTTAGGCGAAGTACAAGAAATGATTGATATTTGCGATTTTGCGGTAGGTTTATCTCGTCAATTATACGGATTAACCATGCATTCAGAACGCCCTATGCACCGCATGTATGAGCAGTATCATCCGCTGGGAATTGTAGGGATTATTTCTGCATTTAACTTTCCGGTAGCCGTTTGGGCTTGGAATGCCGCTTTGGCTTGGGTTTGTGGTGATGTGTGCGTTTGGAAACCAAGTTCAAAAACACCATTGTGTGCAATTGCTTGTCAAAACATTATTACTAAAGTATTCGAAAAAAATAACGTACCAGAAGGCGTTAGCTGTTTAGTTACTGGAAATGCTTCGGGCGATTTAATGAACAACGACAAACGCGTTCCGTTGGTTTCTTTTACAGGATCAACTCGTATTGGTCGTCACGTATCAAAAACAGTTGCAGAACGTTTTGGTAAAACGATTTTAGAATTAGGAGGAAACAACGCTGTGATTGTATCGGAACATTCCGATTTGAATATGGTGTTGGTAGGAGCTGTTTTCGGAGCAGTTGGAACCGCAGGTCAACGTTGTACATCAACCCGTCGTTTAATCGTTCACGAAAGTGTGTATGATAAAACCATCGAAACATTGAAAAATGCGTATGGACAGTTGAAGATTGGTGATCCTTTAGATGCTGCCAATCATGTGGGACCGCTTATCGATACAAAAGCAGTAGAAGATTATTTAAAAGCGATTGAAAAAGCAAAAACCGAAGGCGGTAAAATAGTTGTAGATGGCGGTGTGTTAGAAGGCAGTGGTTATGAAAGTGGTTGCTATGTAAAACCATGTATTATCGAAGCTAAAAACGATTTTGAAATTGTTCAGGAAGAAACGTTTGCACCGATTTTATATGTAATGAAATACAGCACCATTGAAGAAGCGATTGCAATGCAAAACAATGTTCCACAAGGATTGTCATCGGCAATTTTCACAAATAATTTACGCGAAGCAGAATTGTTCTTGTCACACGCAGGATCAGACTGTGGAATTGCAAACGTAAATATTGGAACATCGGGTGCAGAAATTGGAGGTGCTTTTGGTGGCGAAAAAGAAACAGGCGGCGGACGCGAATCGGGTTCAGATGCTTGGAAAGTGTATATGCGCCGACAAACAAACACCATTAATTACGGTACAGAATTGCCATTGGCACAAGGAATTAACTTTAATTTATAA
- a CDS encoding 3-hydroxyanthranilate 3,4-dioxygenase, with the protein MKKPFNLQNWINENRGLLKPPVGNKNIYTESGDFIVMVVGGPNARKDYHYNESDEFFFQLEGTISIAVQTENGKEVMQLNAGDVFLLPAKTPHSPIRTEGSVGLVVEMKRVDPDAKDGLLWYCDHCNEKLYEVYFPLENIETDFLPHFKHFYSSEELRTCKKCGTVMETDRRFIG; encoded by the coding sequence ATGAAAAAACCTTTTAATCTGCAAAATTGGATCAATGAAAACCGTGGCTTACTAAAACCACCGGTTGGCAATAAGAATATTTATACAGAATCGGGCGATTTCATTGTGATGGTGGTGGGCGGACCAAATGCCCGCAAAGATTATCATTACAACGAATCCGACGAGTTCTTTTTTCAATTAGAAGGAACTATTTCCATTGCTGTTCAAACCGAAAATGGCAAAGAGGTAATGCAGTTGAATGCCGGCGATGTGTTTCTGCTGCCAGCTAAAACACCACACTCGCCTATTAGAACCGAAGGGTCTGTTGGGCTAGTAGTTGAAATGAAGCGGGTGGATCCAGATGCAAAAGACGGTTTGCTTTGGTATTGCGACCATTGCAATGAAAAATTGTATGAAGTGTATTTTCCGCTGGAAAATATAGAAACCGATTTTTTGCCTCATTTTAAACATTTTTATTCTTCCGAAGAACTGCGCACTTGTAAAAAATGCGGAACGGTAATGGAAACAGACCGTCGATTTATTGGTTAA